The following nucleotide sequence is from Zea mays cultivar B73 chromosome 1, Zm-B73-REFERENCE-NAM-5.0, whole genome shotgun sequence.
GAAGGCACCCCACAGTGGGTGAACGGACCAGAGAGGCGGCTGCTCAAAGGCAACTTCCAGGCCAAACTCAAGCCCAACGTGGTGGTGGCCAAGGACGGCAGCGGCAAGTTCAAGACCATCAACGACGCGCTCGGTGCCATGCCCAAGCAGTACACGGGAAGGTGTCCGCGCGCGCACGCGCCTGAACGCATGTTTTTTTTACTCATCGAAACCAGCAATGGATCGAGATTGCGCATGCATGCGCCGATGACCTTTTCGTGCTCGAGACAGGTACCTGATCTACGTGAAGCAAGGGGTGTACGAGGAGTACGTGACGATCACCAGGGCGATGGAGAACGTGACCATGTACGGCGACGGAGCCATGAAGACCGTCATCAGCGGCAGCAGGAACTTCGTCGACGGCCTCACCACCTACAAAACCGCAACCTTCAGTAAGACGAAAGCAACAAGCAATCACCTCACTGCCGTTTGCGACGTACGCGTGGCCTCAAATCTCTGGTCGCTGCAGACGCGCAAGGCGACGGCTTCATCGGCATCGCCCTGGGGTTCCGCAACACGGCCGGCGCGGCCAAGCACCAGGCGGTGGCGCTGCTGGTGCAGTCGGACAGGTCCATCTTCCTCAACTGCCGCATGGACGCGTACCAGGACACGCTGTACGCGCACTCCAAGGCGCAGTTCTACCGCAACTGCGTCATCTCCGGGACCATCGACTTCATCTTCGGCGACGCGGCCGCCGTGTTCCAGAACTGCATCCTGGTCCTCCGCCGGCCCATGGACAACCAGCAGAACATCGCCACGGCGCAGGGCCGCGCGGACGGGCGCGAGAGCACGGGCTTCGTCTTCCAGTACTGCCGCTTCACCGCCGAGACGGGGCTCAAGGACGCGTCCCGCCCGCCCATCCGGAGCTACCTCGCCCGCCCCTGGCGCGAGTTCTCGCGCACGCTCATCATGGAGTCCGACATCCCCGCGTTCATCGACAAGGCCGGGTACCTGCCGTGGAATGGCGACTTCGGGCTCAAGACGCTGTGGTACGCCGAGTACGCCAACCGGGGGCCCGGCGCCGACACCGCCGGCCGCGTCACATGGCCCGGCTACAAGAAGGTGATCAGCAAGGAGGAGGCCGAAAAGTTCACCGTGCAGAACTTCTTGCACGCCGAGCCGTGGCTCAAGCCCACCGGGACACCTGTCAAGTACGGCTTCTGGGCGTGAGCACATATTCTTGTGGAGACCAGAGGATGTCGATGAAGCAGAGGAAGTCATCTATGCCTAGTTTGCCTATGCATGGTGGTAAATCACTAATCGTCCATTGTTGGGAGCATGTTCATCCACGGACGGACGAGATAAGGTGCTGAGTTGATATGACCATAATCCATGTACAGTGTGTCACCTGAACACTTGTTTGTACTGATTTGGATGCTGTCAGACATGTCGTATTTGTGAATCGGAATTCTAGGACTATTATGCTAGTATATACTTCACATGAATGGCGAAGATGGATGGTGTGTCGGATCCTAGCATAGTGATGGTGTTGGCAGCACACAGTCCAAGCAAATCGAATCGCAATCGAAGAACATCGCCATACAATCCAAGCTTCTCTGGTAGCTATGTGATCGGCCTGAGCCACAGGACAGGACATGCATTGGGGAGCGCTAGAGAAGACGGTGGCCGCAAACACCAATGACATCGTCGTGCTCCACGCCAAGCTGGAAGACAAACCTTTATTGTCTCTGATTATATTGAGCAGTTTGCACAACTTGTGGACCAACTGAATGCTTATCAGCTCAATGTTGATCCTCTGTATTATGCCACAAAATTTGTCGATGGTTTGAAAGATGATGTTAAATGGTTGGTCATTCCTTATCTTAGCTCATCAGTCAAATTATGGGGTATGGGAGCTACTCATCAGTGAAACGGTGTGCAACAAGTAAAACATGACACCTGCACCTAATCTAAGTACAAGTGGGATAAAGAGTAACATGCTACATGCCTCGCAATGGATAAAAGTATGAAGTGCAAATGATTTGTACTCGTCATTTGTTTGCTCTTTAGTAATACAGCAACATTGTACAGTTGTTATTATAGAAAAAAATGAACAGTGGTGTAGTTTCTTCGTCCCCGCTTCGGGCCCTGGACTAATTTTATGTACAGGCGAGACAGCTATACTCCAGTTTCTGTTATATTTACACGCAAAAACTACAGCAGCCGTGGCGTGGGCATGTTTGTTCAGTCATCTGTTCAAACATTCCCACTGTACATGAGCACGAAAGCTCCTAGACCTTGGAATTCGCAAAGGAAACctgcaaaaaagagaaaaaaggtATGTTACATGACACAACTGTTATTTGAATTCAGTATGAACGCTACAACTTCGTATAATTTCATATTATAGCTTACTTTGGCTATTTCAACTTCCATAAGTTTATGGAAATTGAACTAACATCTATCACATCAAATTTGTTTGGTTACATTCTCCAAACAGTATATTTTAGAAGTACATTCTTGTTCAAATTTAGAGAGATTTGACTTGGGACAAAGCCAAAGTGAAATATAATTTGAAATGGAAGGAGTATAAAACTGCATCCACGGGTGTAAAATTAATGCAGACAACAATCATCAAATACATGCGACGAAATATATGCGGAGTGGCAGTTGAGAGCCTACCATTTAATGGATGGCAACCAGATAGCGAGACTCCTGGCACAGCATCTCTGTACGTACAGAAGGTGTTTCAAAGCAGGTTCTGCACTGCCGCAAATTATACTGCAGGTCCTCTTTGTCAGTCCAGCACGACAGCTTCACAAAGATGCAACTTTGGCAGAGCAGCAGTCTCATTCCAAACCTTATTTAGCAGACACACttgccttttctttttccttttccagTTTCTTTTTCTCAGCCTCAGCGTTTCGAGCATTTTCATCACGTGATTTTTTGAACATATTCACGAAAATAACTAAAATTGATGTCACTGTAAATAAAAGAGCAATAATCGGTCAGGTAAACATAAGAACCACATACAGCTGTGCAACAAAATAGATCGTGTCAATCATACAGTATGATGGTTCAGTTTGCAGGGAAGCTGAGGGGTCAGGCATTCAGATTAATttatggggtgtttggtttgaagaatcAATCCATTCTAGATAAGGTGGTGCATCATAAGTCCATTCCacaaatttggtggaatgaactcatTCCTCATATTATCACTAATTATTAGTCTACGGGAATAAAATAGTGATGAATCAACttattccattccacaaaccaaacaagaaATTGATGGGTGAGAAGATGATGAACtacctcattcctcaaaccaaacaaacACGCTGTTAAAGTAGCAAAGCAGTCGCCTTTATTAGCAATTCAATAAAAAGTTACAGTTTGGATAAAAGAGAATCAGTACAAAAGTACTGTTGGAGGTATTGCcacaaaattagattgta
It contains:
- the LOC100384243 gene encoding putative pectinesterase/pectinesterase inhibitor 45, producing the protein MSTAFSDFGPLTERRRIERQRQQRRRVMLAAGAASVILILIVMGGAAVAYNASIEDDSSSSSSSPSGGGSGSGSNLISASKSVKMMCAQTDYRDACEKSLSKAAANASASSPEDIVRAAVAVIGDALGNAFNRSEVIKSDDPRVKGAVADCREIYHNAKDDLARTLHGIDAGGMAGVTKRGYQLRILLSAVITHMETCIDGFPDGHLKKQMTGTMESGKELTSNALAIIEKASSVLVALQIPGFTHRRLLGNDEEGNKENEPKVQHSGTLLGERDDDVPAADSRRLLSIEEGTPQWVNGPERRLLKGNFQAKLKPNVVVAKDGSGKFKTINDALGAMPKQYTGRYLIYVKQGVYEEYVTITRAMENVTMYGDGAMKTVISGSRNFVDGLTTYKTATFNAQGDGFIGIALGFRNTAGAAKHQAVALLVQSDRSIFLNCRMDAYQDTLYAHSKAQFYRNCVISGTIDFIFGDAAAVFQNCILVLRRPMDNQQNIATAQGRADGRESTGFVFQYCRFTAETGLKDASRPPIRSYLARPWREFSRTLIMESDIPAFIDKAGYLPWNGDFGLKTLWYAEYANRGPGADTAGRVTWPGYKKVISKEEAEKFTVQNFLHAEPWLKPTGTPVKYGFWA